The Salegentibacter mishustinae genome includes a window with the following:
- a CDS encoding CDP-alcohol phosphatidyltransferase family protein — protein sequence MTIKRHIPNIITLLNLLCGTIAVIFAVQGSLIMAAIFVAGGIFFDFFDGLAARSLNVAGELGLQLDSLADVVTSGVVPGIVMYQLLDNALPGNSGVENTGWEVDPGWWDWNFNTLALIGLLISLASAYRLAKFNVDDRQTDSFIGVPTPANALLILSFPLILTYQPDSFLTGLILNEWFLIGLTFLSCYLLNAEIKLFALKFKNWGFADNKLRYFFLLLCLALILVFQFVAVPLIILSYVLLSVVFPKKEEV from the coding sequence ATGACTATAAAAAGACATATTCCGAATATTATTACGCTTTTAAATCTTCTCTGCGGAACCATCGCGGTAATTTTTGCTGTACAGGGAAGTCTAATTATGGCTGCAATATTTGTTGCTGGTGGGATCTTTTTCGATTTCTTTGATGGTTTGGCTGCCCGAAGCCTAAATGTAGCCGGAGAACTTGGGCTGCAGTTAGATTCGCTAGCCGATGTGGTTACGAGTGGTGTGGTACCGGGAATTGTGATGTATCAGTTACTGGACAATGCACTTCCGGGAAATTCGGGTGTAGAAAATACCGGCTGGGAAGTTGATCCGGGCTGGTGGGATTGGAATTTTAATACGCTTGCTTTAATTGGGTTATTGATTAGTTTAGCTTCAGCCTATAGATTGGCAAAATTTAATGTGGACGATCGCCAAACCGATTCGTTTATAGGCGTTCCCACGCCGGCCAATGCACTTTTGATTTTAAGTTTTCCGCTTATTCTCACTTACCAACCCGATAGCTTTTTAACCGGCTTAATTTTAAACGAATGGTTTTTGATTGGTCTTACTTTTTTAAGTTGTTATCTTTTAAATGCAGAAATAAAACTATTCGCACTTAAATTTAAAAATTGGGGTTTTGCCGATAATAAATTGAGATACTTCTTCCTGCTTTTATGCCTGGCGCTTATCCTGGTGTTCCAGTTTGTAGCTGTGCCGCTTATTATACTGAGTTATGTGCTATTGTCGGTAGTTTTTCCGAAGAAAGAAGAGGTGTAA